One genomic region from Macrobrachium rosenbergii isolate ZJJX-2024 chromosome 1, ASM4041242v1, whole genome shotgun sequence encodes:
- the LOC136840209 gene encoding transcription termination factor 2-like: protein MAEMSLRSTNDIGEEADTKVKKNILTMENPIFQRSSQSSKIESVIEELQKIRQEGTREKSVIVSQWTSMLEVVKEHLREVGIRCHTISGQVQVKERTSIVEDFNTNPKGPKVMLLSLAAGGVGLNLVGANHLFLLDMHWNPQLEAQACDRIYRVGQTRPVTVHRFVIQNTVEERILELQQKKLQLADVKSFLVSSAAQNKLTLEDMKALFNIGENNAPCSKGWY from the exons ATGGCAGAGATGAGTCTAAGGTCTACAAATGATATAGGAGAGGAAGCTGATACCAAGGTCAAAAAGAACATTTTGACCATGGAAAATCCCATTTTCCAGCGAAGCTCACAGAGTTCAAAA ATCGAGAGTGTCATTGAAGAGCTCCAAAAAATACGCCAGGAGGGGACTAGAGAAAAATCAGTTATAGTTTCCCAGTGGACGAGTATGTTGGAAGTTGTCAAAGAACACTTGCGTGAGGTGGGCATCAGGTGCCATACCATATCTGGTCAGGTACAGGTGAAAGAGCGAACCTCCATCGTTGAAGACTTCAACACAAACCCAAAGGGACCAAAA GTCATGTTACTATCCTTAGCAGCTGGTGGTGTTGGCTTGAACTTGGTGGGAGCAAATCACTTATTCTTACTAGACATGCATTGGAATCCACAACTCGAAGCCCAAGCTTGTGATCGTATATATCGGGTTGGTCAAACAAGACCTGTAACTGTTCATAG ATTTGTTATACAGAACACTGTAGAAGAAAGAATCTTAGAGCTTCAGCAGAAAAAACTGCAACTTGCAGACGTGAAGTCCTTTCTGGTGTCAAGCGCTGCTCAGAACAAGCTCACATTGGAAGACATGAAGGCATTATTTAATATTGGTGAAAATAATGCACCA TGTTCTAAAGGGTGGTACTGA
- the LOC136840210 gene encoding LOW QUALITY PROTEIN: cyclin-D1-binding protein 1 homolog (The sequence of the model RefSeq protein was modified relative to this genomic sequence to represent the inferred CDS: inserted 1 base in 1 codon), protein MSCALSSTNLHSWRRPGSSNFPGAHVTPADTITYYSSSEGHVQANSKVPPPCSSAVQANDSSPIVNFGWSAYVCIGREVCSSTPSDCDNLNSALRRRQDAPVLSPLGNILQNSIENLLIAEQQVQDKEAHRDDGDNSLDEFWKTMMVISQKLSFECTKICICFSKSPPPSPKETSSLLTAVEQAVLALASTFYRLSPIHGQVLRDNVRYSCVRAIQAARQLLKIIKDEGCEAVGERYRQSTGIVWQGCEKIEKSHRDNKAMVLSELQGQNXLITDALNEILEAMEGDGSGWSGLGDDDDMEEEEKWTNEDKDLISPSVNIIKSSKILYKRIVAAVGSNGLCDTPEHIRELDELYEDCRHVSNTVDTLILELYPPLNVPNMEEQTNHLANLLRTALKTATQSHIITETEQPQIEFIHKAIEHNLDRMKEKLSNL, encoded by the exons AtgtcctgtgctttatcttctacaaatctccactcgtgGAGGAGGCCTGGGTCTTCCAACTTTCCTGGTGCCCACGTGACCCCAGCTGACACAATCACGTACTATTCTTCCAGTGAAGGACATGTCCAGGCCAACTCTAAAGTGCCCCCACC ATGTAGTTCAGCGGTTCAAGCTAATGACAGTAGCCCCATAGTCAATTTCGGCTGGTCGGCG TACGTCTGTATTGGTCGTGAAGTTTGTTCTTCTACGC CATCTGACTGTGATAACCTTAATTCTGCTTTGAGACGTCGGCAAGATGCCCCAGTTTTGTCTCCCCTtggaaatattttacagaataGTATCGAAAATTTGTTAATTGCCGAACAGCAAGTTCAAG ATAAAGAAGCACACAGGGATGATGGAGATAATTCATTGGATGAATTTTGGAAAACAATGA tggtcATAAGCCAAAAATTATCCTTCGAATGTACAAAGATATGCATCTGCTTCAGCAAGTCACCACCTCCTTCACCAAAGGAAACATCAA GTCTATTAACTGCTGTGGAACAGGCTGTTTTGGCTTTGGCGTCTACATTTTACAGACTTTCCCCCATTCATGGCCAAGTGCTTCGTGATAATGTAAGGTATTCATGTGTACGAGCTATCCAAGCAGCAAGACAGCTTTTGAAGATCATTAAGGATGAAGGCTGTGAAGCAGT AGGAGAGCGATATCGGCAGTCTACGGGCATTGTGTGGCAAGGATgtgagaaaatagagaaaagtcACCGAGATAACAAAGCTATGGTCCTTTCAGAACTTCAGGGACAAA ACCTCATCACTGAtgctttaaatgaaatattagaa GCAATGGAGGGTGATGGCAGTGGTTGGAGTGGCTTGGGAGATGATGACgacatggaagaagaagaaaagtggacAAATGAGGATAAGGATCTAATAAGCCCATCAGTGAATATTATTAAATCATCTAAG ATACTGTACAAAAGAATTGTAGCAGCAGTTGGAAGTAATGGTTTATGTGACACTCCAGAACACATCAGAGAACTTGATGAGTTGTACGAAGATTGCAGGCATGTCTCAAATACTGTGGATACATTAATTTTGGAGCTATATCCACCACTTAATGTTCCAAACATGGAAGAACAG acaaACCACCTAGCAAACCTCCTGCGCACAGCACTCAAGACTGCAACCCAGAGCCATATCATCACCGAAACTGAACAGCCTCAGATTGAATTTATTCACAAAGCAATTGAACACAACCTTGATcggatgaaggaaaaattaagtaatttataa